In one window of Meleagris gallopavo isolate NT-WF06-2002-E0010 breed Aviagen turkey brand Nicholas breeding stock chromosome 12, Turkey_5.1, whole genome shotgun sequence DNA:
- the KBTBD13 gene encoding kelch repeat and BTB domain-containing protein 13, which yields MSPEDEAARAGPSGRVRIRVEEQCFSVEKALLVESSEYFRALFRSGMRESTQEEIGLGGLSAAGFLAMLRVLAGERPALGGEETFQAVECAAFLQVKPLAKYLIHSIDSDNCLLLYHAAAVFGLLDLFHCAALYIRDSYAELEEHLGCLPADLLAYVQALLPSTFVAVGAHTPTFEFLEDLSRTICYLDEESNTWRTLSCLPLSASTFLAGMATMDNKIYIVGGVYGASKQVVESSFCYDADTDAWSEFPSPHQLRYDVRLVGHEGCLYAIGGEYEKISLKSVERYDVASNTWTFVSDLPQPSSAAPCAQAMGQIFVCLWKPLDTTVIYEYESQQDAWLPVTELKRHQSYGHCMVAHRDNLYVMRNGPGDDFLRCVIDCFNLRSRQWTALPGQFMNSKGALFTATIKGDTVYTVNKMLTQLYSVEEEAWRVKKERAGFPRSGSLQTFLLRLPRRNHDIAT from the coding sequence ATGAGCCCGGAGGATGAAGCTGCTCGGGCAGGGCCCTCGGGAAGGGTGCGGATCCGTGTGGAGGAGCAGTGCTTCTCGGTGGAGAAGGCACTGCTGGTGGAGAGCAGCGAGTACTTCCGTGCCCTGTTCCGCTCGGGCATGAGGGAGAGCACGCAGGAGGAGATCGGGCTGGGCGGGCTGAGCGCTGCTGGATTCCTGGCCATGCTGCGCGTGCTGGCGGGTGAGCGGCCCGCGCTGGGCGGCGAGGAGACCTTCCAGGCGGTGGAGTGCGCGGCCTTCCTGCAGGTGAAGCCCTTGGCCAAGTACCTCATCCACTCCATCGACTCCGACAACTGCCTCCTGCTGTACCACGCCGCCGCTGTGTTCGGCCTCCTGGACCTCTTCCACTGTGCTGCGCTCTACATCCGGGACAGCTACGCCGAGCTGGAGGAGCACCTGGGCTGCCTGCCCGCCGACCTGCTGGCCTACgtgcaggccctgctgcccagcacctTCGTGGCGGTGGGAGCCCACACGCCCACCTTTGAGTTCCTGGAGGACCTCTCCAGGACCATCTGCTACCTGGACGAGGAGAGCAACACGTGGAGGACGCTCTCCTGCCTGCCGCTGAGCGCCAGCACGTTCCTAGCCGGCATGGCGACCATGGACAACAAGATTTACATTGTGGGCGGCGTCTACGGGGCCAGCAAGCAGGTGGTGGAGAGCAGCTTCTGCTACGATGCCGACACCGACGCCTGGAGCGAGTTCCCCAGCCCACACCAGCTGCGCTACGACGTCCGGTTGGTGGGCCACGAGGGCTGCCTTTATGCTATTGGCGGGGAGTACGAGAAGATCTCGCTCAAGTCTGTGGAGAGATACGACGTGGCCTCCAACACTTGGACGTTTGTCTCCGATCTGCCGCAGCCAAGCTCGGCTGCACCCTGCGCCCAGGCCATGGGGCAGATCTTCGTCTGCTTGTGGAAGCCATTGGACACCACCGTCATCTACGAGTATGAGAGCCAGCAGGACGCGTGGCTTCCCGTCACCGAGCTCAAGCGGCACCAGAGCTACGGGCACTGCATGGTGGCCCACCGTGACAACCTCTACGTCATGCGCAACGGCCCCGGAGACGACTTCTTGCGCTGCGTCATCGACTGCTTCAACCTGAGGTCACGGCAGTGGACGGCTCTGCCCGGCCAGTTCATGAACAGCAAAGGAGCTCTCTTCACCGCCACCATCAAGGGTGACACGGTGTACACTGTCAACAAGATGCTGACGCAGCTCTACTCGGTGGAGGAGGAGGCCTGGAGGGTCAAGAAGGAGCGGGCGGGCTTCCCGCGCAGCGGCTCCCTGCAGACCTTCCTGCTGCGGCTGCCCCGGCGCAATCACGACATCGCCACGTAG
- the RASL12 gene encoding ras-like protein family member 12 isoform X1 encodes MAEPIPAIVPLQICCGGNAGRGTAVEWPGTRVQSGPVRQLALQGVWLRPERREQHSPPPASFIACGTGAAAPRHRRDLRAPNIPAAGPRMASMFGKPRVSTERPPQSPVAECNVAILGCRGAGKSALTVKFLTKRFISEYDPNLEDTYTSEELVDQQPVLLKVMDTADQDGPVNCERYLHWANAFLVVYSIDNRRSFEGCSRYLDVLARHARGCQRQSPVLLLGNKLDMEQYRQVTKAEGTSLATKFGCLFYEVSACQDFAAVQHVFHQAVRELRREAEHSPALRPLFVAEEQPCLAMATRHGLASCTINTLSTVNLKEIPSVAQAKLVTVKSSRAQSKRKAPTLTLLKGFKIF; translated from the exons ATGGCAGAGCCGATACCAGCCATCGTCCCTCTGCAAATCTGCTGCGGGGGCAATGCAGGCAGAGGGACGGCAGTAGAGTGGCCGGGGACGCGTGTCCAGTCCGGCCCCGTGCGGCAGCTTGCCTTACAAGGAGTTTGGCTGCGACCCGAGCGGCGGGAGCAGCACTCGCCTCCTCCTGCCTCATTCATTGCGTGCGGCACTGGGGCCGCTGCTCCCCGGCACCGCCGTGACCTCCGAGCGCCCAACATCCCAGCGGCAG GACCGAGGATGGCCTCGATGTTCGGCAAACCGCGGGTCAGCACCGAGCGACCGCCGCAGAGCCCCGTGGCAGAATGCAACGTGGCCATCCTGGGGTGCCGGGGGGCTGGAAAGTCAG CGCTGACAGTGAAGTTTCTCACCAAGAGGTTTATCAGCGAGTATGACCCCAACCTGG AGGACACCTACACCTCGGAGGAGCTGGTGGACCAGCAGCCCGTGCTGCTGAAGGTGATGGACACGGCCGACCAG GATGGCCCCGTCAACTGTGAGCGCTACCTGCACTGGGCCAATGCCTTCCTCGTTGTCTACAGCATCGACAACAGGAGGAGCTTTGAGGGCTGCAGCCGCTACCTCGATGTCCTCGCCCGGCATGCGCGGGGCTGCCAGCGCCAGAGccccgtgctgctgctgggcaacAAGCTGGACATGGAGCAGTACAG GCAGGTGACCAAAGCCGAAGGGACGTCCCTGGCCACCAAGTTTGGGTGCCTGTTCTACGAGGTGTCGGCGTGCCAGGACTTTGCGGCGGTGCAGCACGTCTTCCACCAGGCGGTGCGGGAGCTGCGGCGCGAGGCAGAGCACAGTCCAGCCCTGCGGCCTCTCTTCGTCGCCgaggagcagccctgcctggCCATGGCCACCCGGCATGGCCTGGCCAGCTGCACCATCAACACTCTGTCTACTGTCAACCTCAAGGAGATCCCCTCGGTGGCCCAAGCCAAGCTGGTCACTGTCAAGTCGTCGCGAGctcagagcaaaagaaaagcgCCCACGCTCACCTTGCTAAAAGGTTTCAAGATATTTTGA
- the RASL12 gene encoding ras-like protein family member 12 isoform X2, whose protein sequence is MASMFGKPRVSTERPPQSPVAECNVAILGCRGAGKSALTVKFLTKRFISEYDPNLEDTYTSEELVDQQPVLLKVMDTADQDGPVNCERYLHWANAFLVVYSIDNRRSFEGCSRYLDVLARHARGCQRQSPVLLLGNKLDMEQYRQVTKAEGTSLATKFGCLFYEVSACQDFAAVQHVFHQAVRELRREAEHSPALRPLFVAEEQPCLAMATRHGLASCTINTLSTVNLKEIPSVAQAKLVTVKSSRAQSKRKAPTLTLLKGFKIF, encoded by the exons ATGGCCTCGATGTTCGGCAAACCGCGGGTCAGCACCGAGCGACCGCCGCAGAGCCCCGTGGCAGAATGCAACGTGGCCATCCTGGGGTGCCGGGGGGCTGGAAAGTCAG CGCTGACAGTGAAGTTTCTCACCAAGAGGTTTATCAGCGAGTATGACCCCAACCTGG AGGACACCTACACCTCGGAGGAGCTGGTGGACCAGCAGCCCGTGCTGCTGAAGGTGATGGACACGGCCGACCAG GATGGCCCCGTCAACTGTGAGCGCTACCTGCACTGGGCCAATGCCTTCCTCGTTGTCTACAGCATCGACAACAGGAGGAGCTTTGAGGGCTGCAGCCGCTACCTCGATGTCCTCGCCCGGCATGCGCGGGGCTGCCAGCGCCAGAGccccgtgctgctgctgggcaacAAGCTGGACATGGAGCAGTACAG GCAGGTGACCAAAGCCGAAGGGACGTCCCTGGCCACCAAGTTTGGGTGCCTGTTCTACGAGGTGTCGGCGTGCCAGGACTTTGCGGCGGTGCAGCACGTCTTCCACCAGGCGGTGCGGGAGCTGCGGCGCGAGGCAGAGCACAGTCCAGCCCTGCGGCCTCTCTTCGTCGCCgaggagcagccctgcctggCCATGGCCACCCGGCATGGCCTGGCCAGCTGCACCATCAACACTCTGTCTACTGTCAACCTCAAGGAGATCCCCTCGGTGGCCCAAGCCAAGCTGGTCACTGTCAAGTCGTCGCGAGctcagagcaaaagaaaagcgCCCACGCTCACCTTGCTAAAAGGTTTCAAGATATTTTGA
- the SLC51B gene encoding organic solute transporter subunit beta, with protein sequence MKLLWIISFFLLQDTEAFLLQNAKIRQCLQASPTDENLLLSDCNSASDFQNWFWQGDSLRNHGTQSCLSVVEANRVQTSPCDSVGFTSWDCSNSLLFPLGSSQGYLVASKRGVTLDNVRGLKAQWQSAAERSVCKEKAAAQYSYLPAALTSTHVYDHTAYSADLVLDMEPEKLEELLWFFRREDPSAWNYSILALSFVVTILGFVLLAINISRNRKRKIHMYKEAAQAAQNSELESKQALLTVPEFSPESLQKPEPLPQDERSGEVLVQWKDGTVTTLYRETAEDAM encoded by the exons ACACTGAAGCTTTCCTGCTGCAGAACGCTAAAATCAGGCAGTGTTTACAGGCCAGCCCAACAGATGAGAATTTATTGCTGTCGGACTGTAATTCAGCATCAGATTTCCAGAACTGGTTTTGGCAAGGAGATTCTTTGAGGAATCATggcacacagagctgcctcTCCGTGGTGGAAGCCAACAGAGTGCAGACAAGTCCTTGTGACAGCGTGGGCTTCACAAGCTGGGACTGCTCCAATTCGTTGCTCtttcctctgggcagcagccagGGCTACCTGGTGGCAAGCAAAAGAGGAGTCACGCTCGATAATGTGAGAGGTCTCAAGGCTCAGTGGCAaagtgctgcagagaggagTGTGTGCAAGGAGAAagcag CAGCACAATATAGCTACTTACCCGCAGCCCTTACCAGCACACACGTGTATGACCACACAGCATACAGTGCTGACCTTGTGCTGGATATGGAGCCAGAaaagctggaggagctgctgtggtTCTTCCGCAGAGAAGACC CATCAGCATGGAATTACTCCATCCTTGCGCTTTCCTTCGTGGTCACAATTTTGGGTTTTGTCCTTCTGGCCATTAACATTTCACGAAACAG gaaaaggaagatCCATATGTATAAAGAAGCAGCGCAAGCTGCCCAGAATTCTGAGCTGGAAAGCAAGCAAGCCCTCCTAACAGTGCCAGAATTCAGCCCAGAAAGCCTGCAGAAGCCAGAGCCACTGCCACAGGATGAGAGATCGGGAGAGGTGCTGGTTCAGTGGAAGGATGGGACTGTCACCACTCTGTACAGGGAAACAGCAGAGGATGCCATGTAA